Below is a window of Enterococcus gilvus ATCC BAA-350 DNA.
AATCTCAAAAAAATTTATAAGTTTTCGACGCGTCTTCTCTAGTTAGCCTTGCGCCAGTTTCTTTTTATCGGTACACTAACTAAGGTGCAATAGGATTTTTTTATTCGTGAAACGAATGAACACCACGACAATAGAATCATTTTTCATTTTTTTGGAAAATGTGTTCTTTTAAATGAACTAGGAGGACTTATTTTTTTATGGAAAACGAAAAAGTTACACAGCCGAATAAAAGCGACTGGTTTTTACGCTTCATCAAAGGAATGTTCATCGGCTCAGGATTTATTTTACCAGGTGTCAGCGGGGGTGCTTTGGCAGCAGTATTTGGTATTTATGAACGAATCATTTCATTTTTAGCCCATATCACAAAGAACTTTAAAGAAAATGTACTTTTCTTCATACCTGTGGGGCTTGGTGGTCTGACAGGAGTGTTCGTGTTATCGTTTGCGGTTAGCTTTTTGTTGGGTGAATTTGAAACAATTATGCTGTGGTTCTTTGTAGGATGTATTATCGGGACGATCCCAGCTTTATGGAAAGAGGCTGGAAAAAAAGGCCGAGGAACAAAAGATTATGTTATTATTGCGGTTAGTTTTGTTTTAGGATTTTTATTTTTATGGAAGGGATCGAGTCTCTTCGGAACAGTCGATCAAAACTTTTTTACTTGGATGATCGCAGGTGGTTTGATCGGTTTAGGCCTTATTGTCCCTGGACTTAGCCCATCTAATTTTTTGGTGTATATGGGTATGTATAAAGCAATGGCAGACGGGTTCAAAACAGTCGATATGGGTGTGATCCTTCCGATC
It encodes the following:
- a CDS encoding DUF368 domain-containing protein, which encodes MENEKVTQPNKSDWFLRFIKGMFIGSGFILPGVSGGALAAVFGIYERIISFLAHITKNFKENVLFFIPVGLGGLTGVFVLSFAVSFLLGEFETIMLWFFVGCIIGTIPALWKEAGKKGRGTKDYVIIAVSFVLGFLFLWKGSSLFGTVDQNFFTWMIAGGLIGLGLIVPGLSPSNFLVYMGMYKAMADGFKTVDMGVILPIGIGGLVTVLSLSKVMDWVFSHYYAPMFHFILGIVFASTVMIVPTDYSGIGFLGFLGCAVLCLLGAALGWWMSRLEERYVPED